One stretch of Serinicoccus hydrothermalis DNA includes these proteins:
- the treY gene encoding malto-oligosyltrehalose synthase — translation MTAPSTRPLTATYRLQLHAGFTCADAEQVVPYLHALGVSHVYLSPVLTAVPGSEHGYDVLDHTQVNPEIGGREGLESLARACHDVGIGVVVDVVPNHMAMVAPLWCNAPLWEVLRDGPTASRAAWFDVDWDHLGGRFGLPVLGEDLDAVLEQGQITLGTGRDDEGPAAGMPVARYYEHVLPLAPGTETMPAGTPQELAAVLDAQRWLLASWRDAADVLNYRRFFEVDGLIGVRVEEPDIFAATHELLLELHRNGVVDGFRIDHPDGLADPTAYLQELTDAVRPGTPVWVEKILEGDERLPAGWACSGTTGYDANAALSAALVDPTTTEVVSREWEATGGEPDVHTEIERCKRLAATELLRPEVARLLRRAVEALPALDPERLREALLEMLVSVHVYRAYVRPGAPPDEHDEAMVAPLFTGQERALAARPDLREEIDALVTVLADPQGCSTDPLAATDLCVRFQQTTGPVMAKGIEDTAFYRWHRLVALNEVGADPAVGLDAAHGVATLHAWAEHQAEHWPQGMTTLSTHDTKRSEDVRARILAVSGDADGWTRISQAARAAADRHGVDGPTAHLIWQTLVGAGRVDHERLSTYVTKALREAKERTTWTDPDEDYEARVLALADEMLAGGEVGDAIAATLADNVLTTRTLTLAQKILQLTLPGIPDTYQGSGVVDLSLVDPDNRRPVDYDERIARLDRLDATGWTGDLSDEVLWVTSRVLRLRAWLPQAYGPGAGYRPVEAGPHVLGFLRGDVAATLTIRAPRSLGAEGGLGDTRIPLPPDLWVDALTGAEHPVGEEGALAAEVFAGGPVALLVRAEHLQEGAQ, via the coding sequence ATGACAGCGCCCAGCACCCGTCCCCTGACCGCCACCTACCGCCTGCAGCTGCACGCCGGGTTCACCTGCGCCGACGCCGAGCAGGTCGTGCCCTACCTGCACGCGCTCGGGGTGAGCCACGTCTACCTCTCCCCGGTGCTCACCGCGGTCCCGGGCTCCGAGCACGGCTACGACGTGCTCGACCACACCCAGGTCAACCCCGAGATCGGCGGCCGCGAGGGCCTGGAGTCCCTGGCCCGGGCCTGCCACGACGTCGGGATCGGCGTCGTCGTCGACGTCGTGCCCAACCACATGGCCATGGTCGCGCCGCTGTGGTGCAACGCGCCGTTGTGGGAGGTGCTGCGCGACGGGCCGACCGCGTCGCGGGCCGCCTGGTTCGACGTCGACTGGGACCACCTGGGCGGGCGCTTCGGCCTGCCGGTCCTCGGCGAGGACCTCGACGCCGTGCTCGAGCAGGGCCAGATCACCCTCGGCACCGGCCGCGACGACGAGGGACCCGCCGCCGGTATGCCCGTCGCCCGCTACTACGAGCACGTGCTCCCGCTCGCGCCCGGCACCGAGACGATGCCCGCCGGGACCCCCCAGGAGCTGGCCGCCGTGCTCGACGCGCAGCGCTGGCTGCTCGCCTCCTGGCGGGACGCCGCCGACGTCCTCAACTACCGCCGCTTCTTCGAGGTGGACGGGCTCATCGGGGTCCGGGTCGAGGAGCCCGACATCTTCGCCGCCACCCACGAGCTGCTCCTCGAGCTGCACCGCAACGGGGTCGTCGACGGCTTCCGCATCGACCACCCGGACGGCCTGGCGGACCCCACGGCATACCTCCAGGAGCTCACCGACGCCGTGCGCCCGGGCACCCCGGTCTGGGTGGAGAAGATCCTCGAGGGCGACGAGCGCCTTCCCGCCGGCTGGGCGTGCTCCGGCACCACCGGCTACGACGCCAACGCCGCCCTCTCGGCGGCCCTGGTCGACCCCACCACCACCGAGGTCGTCAGCCGGGAGTGGGAGGCCACCGGCGGCGAGCCGGACGTCCACACCGAGATCGAGCGGTGCAAGCGGCTGGCGGCCACCGAGCTGCTGCGCCCCGAGGTGGCCCGGCTGCTGCGGCGCGCCGTCGAGGCGCTCCCCGCGCTCGACCCCGAGCGGCTGCGCGAGGCCCTGCTCGAGATGCTCGTCTCGGTCCACGTCTACCGCGCCTACGTCCGCCCCGGCGCGCCGCCGGACGAGCACGACGAGGCCATGGTCGCGCCCCTGTTCACCGGGCAGGAGCGAGCCCTCGCCGCCCGCCCGGACCTGCGCGAGGAGATCGACGCCCTGGTCACGGTGCTCGCCGACCCGCAGGGGTGCAGCACCGACCCGCTCGCCGCGACGGACCTGTGCGTCCGCTTCCAGCAGACCACCGGCCCGGTCATGGCCAAGGGCATCGAGGACACCGCCTTCTACCGCTGGCACCGGCTGGTCGCCCTCAACGAGGTCGGGGCCGACCCCGCCGTCGGCCTCGACGCCGCCCACGGCGTCGCGACGCTGCACGCCTGGGCCGAGCACCAGGCCGAGCACTGGCCGCAGGGCATGACCACCCTGTCGACGCACGACACCAAGCGCAGCGAGGACGTCCGGGCCCGCATCCTCGCGGTCTCGGGCGACGCCGACGGCTGGACCCGGATCTCGCAGGCCGCCCGGGCCGCCGCGGACCGGCACGGCGTCGACGGGCCGACCGCCCACCTCATCTGGCAGACCCTCGTCGGCGCCGGACGGGTCGACCACGAGCGGCTCTCCACCTACGTCACCAAGGCCCTGCGCGAGGCCAAGGAGCGCACCACCTGGACCGACCCGGACGAGGACTACGAGGCCCGGGTGCTCGCGCTCGCCGACGAGATGCTCGCGGGCGGGGAGGTTGGCGACGCCATCGCCGCGACCCTCGCGGACAACGTGCTGACCACCCGCACCCTCACCCTCGCGCAGAAGATCCTGCAGCTCACCCTGCCCGGGATCCCCGACACCTACCAGGGCTCCGGCGTCGTCGACCTGTCCCTCGTGGACCCGGACAACCGTCGCCCGGTGGACTACGACGAGCGCATCGCCCGGCTCGACCGGCTGGACGCCACCGGCTGGACCGGCGACCTCTCCGACGAGGTGCTCTGGGTCACCTCCCGGGTGCTGCGGCTGCGGGCGTGGCTGCCGCAGGCCTACGGCCCCGGCGCGGGCTACCGCCCCGTCGAGGCGGGCCCCCACGTCCTGGGCTTCCTGCGCGGCGACGTCGCCGCGACCCTCACCATCCGCGCGCCGCGCAGCCTCGGCGCCGAAGGTGGCCTCGGCGACACCCGCATACCCCTCCCGCCGGACCTGTGGGTCGACGCGCTCACCGGGGCCGAGCACCCCGTGGGCGAGGAGGGCGCGCTCGCGGCCGAGGTCTTCGCCGGCGGCCCGGTGGCGCTGCTCGTCCGCGCCGAGCACCTGCAGGAGGGAGCGCAGTGA
- the treZ gene encoding malto-oligosyltrehalose trehalohydrolase encodes MSETHEFGLWAPDAERVDLLLGPRPEDATSVPMEVGEDGWWRAGADPEPHEGRYAFSVDGGIAIPDPRSRHQPDGVHAPSRLVDTAGFAWSDDAWAGVELERAAVYELHVGTFTPEGTFEAAAGHLDHLVDLGVTVVELMPVAAFPGRHGWGYDGVAPYAVHDPYGGPEGLAAFVDAAHAAGLAVWLDVVYNHLGPSGNYLSQAGPYFTDRHHTPWGEAVNLDGPGSDEVRDYLLDNTAMWLEDYHLDGLRLDAVHALHDERAVHLLEELAELADQIGERTGIPRSLVAESDRNDPATVSRRGPGGAGGLGLHGQWADDVHHALHVLLTGEAQGYYADFADPAAIPKVLGRTPFFHDGTFSTFRERVHGRPVDLGVTEPWRFVASLQTHDQVGNRAVGDRVHHGIPLGRHAIGAALLLTAAWTPMLFMGEEWSAGTPWQYFTDHEEEWLAQSIREGRQAEFAEHGWAGQVPDPQDAGTVEASTLDWSEPGREPHAQMLELYRTLLRWRATTPASARGTTATVTREADGAGGEVLTVDRPGVLVLARLGGEGAVRREVPQGTHVLISHPPQEPVDGAVELGPDGVVVMTR; translated from the coding sequence GTGAGCGAGACCCACGAGTTCGGCCTGTGGGCACCCGACGCCGAGCGGGTCGACCTGCTGCTCGGTCCCCGTCCCGAGGACGCCACCTCCGTGCCCATGGAGGTGGGCGAGGACGGCTGGTGGCGGGCGGGCGCCGACCCCGAGCCGCACGAGGGCCGGTATGCCTTCTCCGTCGACGGCGGCATCGCCATCCCCGACCCGCGCTCGCGGCACCAGCCGGACGGCGTGCACGCGCCGAGCCGGCTGGTGGACACCGCCGGCTTCGCGTGGTCGGACGACGCCTGGGCAGGCGTGGAGCTGGAGCGGGCCGCGGTCTACGAGCTGCACGTCGGGACCTTCACCCCCGAGGGCACCTTCGAGGCCGCCGCCGGCCACCTCGACCACCTCGTCGACCTCGGCGTCACCGTCGTCGAGCTCATGCCGGTGGCCGCCTTCCCGGGCCGCCACGGCTGGGGCTACGACGGGGTGGCGCCGTATGCCGTGCACGACCCCTACGGCGGGCCGGAGGGCCTGGCCGCCTTCGTCGACGCGGCCCACGCCGCAGGGCTGGCCGTGTGGCTGGACGTCGTCTACAACCACCTCGGGCCGAGCGGCAACTACCTCTCCCAGGCGGGTCCCTACTTCACCGACCGGCACCACACGCCGTGGGGCGAGGCGGTCAACCTCGACGGACCGGGCAGCGACGAGGTGCGGGACTACCTGCTCGACAACACCGCGATGTGGCTCGAGGACTACCACCTCGACGGGCTCCGGCTCGACGCCGTCCACGCCCTGCACGACGAGCGCGCCGTGCACCTGCTCGAGGAGCTCGCCGAGCTGGCCGACCAGATCGGGGAGCGTACGGGCATACCCCGCTCGCTCGTCGCCGAGTCCGACCGCAACGACCCGGCCACGGTGTCGCGGCGGGGCCCCGGAGGCGCCGGCGGCCTCGGGCTGCACGGGCAGTGGGCCGACGACGTCCACCACGCCCTGCACGTGCTGCTCACCGGCGAGGCGCAGGGCTACTACGCCGACTTCGCCGATCCGGCCGCGATCCCCAAGGTGCTGGGCCGGACCCCGTTCTTCCACGACGGGACCTTTTCCACCTTCCGCGAGCGGGTGCACGGGCGCCCGGTCGACCTCGGGGTCACCGAGCCGTGGCGCTTCGTGGCCTCGCTGCAGACGCACGACCAGGTCGGCAACCGGGCGGTCGGTGACCGCGTGCACCACGGCATACCCCTGGGCCGGCACGCGATCGGGGCGGCGCTGCTGCTCACCGCCGCGTGGACGCCGATGCTCTTCATGGGCGAGGAGTGGTCCGCGGGGACCCCGTGGCAGTACTTCACCGACCACGAGGAGGAGTGGCTCGCGCAGTCGATCCGGGAGGGGCGGCAGGCCGAGTTCGCCGAGCACGGCTGGGCCGGGCAGGTCCCGGACCCCCAGGACGCCGGCACCGTCGAGGCCTCGACCCTGGACTGGTCCGAGCCGGGCCGCGAGCCGCACGCGCAGATGCTCGAGCTCTACCGCACCCTCCTGCGGTGGCGCGCCACGACGCCCGCCTCCGCGCGCGGCACCACCGCCACCGTGACCCGCGAGGCCGACGGGGCCGGGGGAGAGGTGCTCACCGTCGACCGTCCCGGCGTGCTCGTGCTGGCCCGGCTCGGGGGAGAGGGCGCCGTCCGCCGTGAGGTGCCGCAGGGCACGCACGTCCTCATCTCCCACCCGCCGCAGGAGCCGGTGGACGGCGCCGTGGAGCTGGGGCCGGACGGCGTGGTGGTGATGACCCGATGA
- a CDS encoding NUDIX hydrolase yields the protein MSGGGPPVVRAGGVLPVRRRHGKLEVALVHRPKYDDWSWPKGKLDRGEDFPSAAVRETWEETGLRVRLGMPLPPARYRLTSGPDKLVHYWTGEVSGGAGALDHEVDEVAWLSPKQASRRLSYPRDRDQLDALVALDDADRLATWSLLVVRHALAVPRSEWHDPDPRRPLTRPGRQRARGRVQALLSAYGPEVVLSSPSVRCTETVEPFAAAEGIPLTTKKGLSEEGFEAHPGALAKHVERVMAQGVGTALCTHGPLLPDLAGMLLARADASLESSDRRMLKRLAGRPMDKGEVLACTMLGAGRKARVVAVERHRPA from the coding sequence ATGAGCGGGGGCGGTCCGCCGGTCGTGCGCGCCGGTGGGGTGCTGCCGGTGCGCCGACGCCACGGCAAGCTGGAGGTGGCGCTGGTCCACCGGCCGAAGTACGACGACTGGTCCTGGCCCAAGGGCAAGCTGGACCGGGGCGAGGACTTCCCCTCTGCGGCGGTGCGCGAGACCTGGGAGGAGACCGGGCTGCGGGTCCGGCTGGGTATGCCGCTGCCCCCGGCGCGCTACCGCCTCACGAGCGGTCCGGACAAGCTGGTGCACTACTGGACCGGTGAGGTCAGCGGCGGCGCGGGCGCCCTCGACCACGAGGTCGACGAGGTGGCCTGGCTCTCCCCGAAGCAGGCGAGCCGGCGGCTCAGCTACCCCCGCGACCGGGACCAGCTCGACGCCCTCGTCGCGCTCGACGACGCCGACCGGCTGGCCACCTGGTCCCTCCTCGTGGTGCGGCACGCCCTGGCGGTCCCCCGCTCGGAGTGGCACGACCCGGACCCCCGCCGCCCCCTCACCCGGCCGGGGCGCCAGCGGGCGCGCGGCCGGGTCCAGGCCCTGCTCTCGGCCTACGGCCCCGAGGTGGTCCTCAGCTCGCCGTCGGTGCGGTGCACGGAGACGGTCGAGCCCTTCGCGGCGGCCGAGGGCATACCGCTGACCACCAAGAAGGGGCTCTCCGAGGAGGGCTTCGAGGCGCACCCGGGCGCGCTGGCCAAGCACGTCGAGCGGGTCATGGCGCAGGGCGTCGGGACGGCGCTGTGCACCCACGGCCCGCTGCTGCCCGACCTGGCCGGGATGCTGCTGGCCCGCGCCGACGCCTCGCTGGAGTCCTCCGACCGGCGCATGCTGAAGCGGCTGGCCGGGCGGCCGATGGACAAGGGTGAGGTGCTCGCGTGCACGATGCTCGGCGCCGGGAGGAAGGCCCGCGTCGTCGCCGTCGAGCGGCATCGTCCTGCGTAG
- the mshD gene encoding mycothiol synthase, with product MPGPRPDIDELPALPGQVSGDVLALAVRAARHDGVRPLSEQTVLQARRLPEQADSHESGTHLVLRTDGGVAGYGHVDLSDPDAPSAEIVVDPEHRRRGLGGTLLDHVLRRWPQVRLWSHGDLQDARTLYGSRGLRVVRELWQMSRPLAGEWSDLPAEVELPDGFEVRTYRVGADDEPWLALNARAFADHPEQGRMTLADLHDRQEEPWFDPSGFLVVVDTTDVDPEGEPRLAAFHWTKVETDHPDTGEVYVVGVDPDYQGRGLGSAVTLLGLQHLRNRGVETATLYVDGDNDPAIATYHRLGFERSAIDVMYAAGDADA from the coding sequence ATGCCTGGACCGCGGCCCGACATCGACGAGCTCCCTGCACTGCCCGGCCAGGTGTCCGGGGACGTCCTCGCCCTGGCCGTCCGCGCGGCCCGGCACGACGGGGTCAGACCCCTCTCGGAGCAGACCGTGCTCCAGGCGCGGCGGCTCCCGGAGCAGGCCGACAGCCACGAGTCCGGCACCCACCTCGTGCTGCGCACCGACGGCGGCGTGGCGGGCTACGGCCACGTCGACCTCAGCGACCCGGACGCCCCCTCGGCCGAGATCGTCGTCGACCCGGAGCACCGGCGTCGCGGGCTCGGCGGGACCCTGCTCGACCACGTGCTCCGCCGCTGGCCGCAGGTCCGGCTGTGGAGCCACGGCGACCTGCAGGACGCGCGGACCCTCTACGGCTCGCGCGGGCTGCGCGTCGTGCGCGAGCTGTGGCAGATGTCCCGCCCGCTGGCCGGCGAGTGGTCGGACCTGCCGGCCGAGGTCGAGCTGCCGGACGGCTTCGAGGTCCGGACCTACCGCGTCGGCGCCGACGACGAGCCCTGGCTCGCGCTGAACGCCCGCGCCTTCGCCGACCACCCCGAGCAGGGCCGGATGACGCTGGCGGACCTGCACGACCGGCAGGAGGAGCCGTGGTTCGACCCCTCCGGCTTCCTCGTCGTCGTCGACACGACCGACGTCGACCCCGAGGGCGAGCCGCGGCTGGCCGCCTTCCACTGGACCAAGGTGGAGACCGACCACCCGGACACCGGTGAGGTCTACGTCGTCGGGGTCGACCCCGACTACCAGGGCCGCGGCCTCGGCTCGGCGGTGACCCTGCTGGGCCTGCAGCACCTGCGCAACCGCGGTGTGGAGACGGCCACGCTCTACGTCGACGGGGACAACGACCCCGCGATCGCCACCTACCACCGGCTCGGCTTCGAGCGGTCCGCGATCGACGTCATGTATGCCGCGGGAGACGCGGACGCATGA
- a CDS encoding winged helix-turn-helix transcriptional regulator, protein MADLVLLTPRPADDASAALVLPGLPLLPHRVSVSGMDVGALLTRSDSETDLVLVDATADLVQARGVLRSLAALGLQVPVLAVVGEGALAVLDEQWPLDDLVLATAGPAELAARLRLALGRGPRSTGAERAGAADPEDEPEAIRVADVVVDEASWTVRAGGRALDLTFKEFELLRYLVQHPGRVVTRDTLLQQVWGGDYYGGTRTVDVHIRRLRAKLGPERESLIGTIRGVGYRFVGARGPERPGSVPD, encoded by the coding sequence GTGGCCGACCTGGTCCTGCTGACCCCCCGCCCCGCCGACGACGCGTCGGCGGCCCTCGTGCTGCCCGGGCTCCCGCTGCTGCCGCACCGGGTCTCGGTGTCCGGGATGGACGTCGGGGCGCTGCTGACCCGCAGCGACAGCGAGACTGACCTCGTGCTCGTCGACGCCACGGCCGACCTCGTCCAGGCCCGGGGGGTGCTGCGCTCGCTCGCCGCCCTCGGCCTGCAGGTGCCCGTGCTCGCCGTGGTCGGCGAGGGTGCGCTGGCGGTCCTCGACGAGCAGTGGCCGCTCGACGACCTCGTCCTCGCCACCGCCGGCCCGGCCGAGCTCGCGGCCCGGCTGCGGCTCGCGCTGGGCCGCGGGCCGCGGAGCACCGGCGCCGAGCGCGCCGGCGCGGCGGACCCCGAGGACGAGCCGGAGGCCATCCGGGTCGCCGACGTCGTCGTCGACGAGGCGAGCTGGACGGTGCGCGCCGGTGGCCGGGCGCTGGACCTCACCTTCAAGGAGTTCGAGCTGCTGCGCTACCTCGTGCAGCACCCCGGCCGCGTCGTCACCCGCGACACGCTGCTGCAGCAGGTGTGGGGCGGGGACTACTACGGCGGGACGCGGACGGTCGACGTGCACATCCGGCGGCTGCGGGCCAAGCTCGGGCCGGAGCGCGAGTCCCTCATCGGCACGATCCGCGGGGTGGGCTACCGCTTCGTCGGGGCGCGCGGACCCGAGCGCCCGGGCTCCGTGCCAGACTGA
- a CDS encoding FABP family protein: MPIELDPTMHPDNAPLAWLLGSWAGAGVVGYPTMESRNFGQEVEVTHDGRPFLHWSSSTWLLDEQGGKEELFATETGFWCPQPDGEVELLLAHPTGVVEMYYGRTEQAKVEVATDSIVRSPRSRDYSAAQRLYGYVGGNLMWVMDMAAEGYEMQSYMSAELKRV, encoded by the coding sequence GTGCCCATCGAACTCGACCCGACCATGCACCCCGACAACGCGCCGCTCGCCTGGCTGCTCGGCTCCTGGGCCGGCGCCGGCGTCGTCGGCTACCCCACGATGGAGTCCCGCAACTTCGGGCAGGAGGTCGAGGTGACCCACGACGGTCGCCCCTTCCTGCACTGGTCCTCGAGCACCTGGCTGCTGGACGAGCAGGGTGGCAAGGAGGAGCTCTTCGCCACCGAGACCGGCTTCTGGTGCCCGCAGCCCGACGGCGAGGTCGAGCTGCTCCTGGCCCACCCCACCGGCGTCGTCGAGATGTACTACGGGCGGACCGAGCAGGCCAAGGTCGAGGTCGCCACGGACAGCATCGTGCGCAGCCCCCGCTCCCGCGACTACTCGGCGGCCCAGCGCCTCTACGGCTACGTCGGCGGCAACCTCATGTGGGTCATGGACATGGCGGCCGAGGGCTACGAGATGCAGTCCTACATGTCCGCCGAGCTCAAGCGGGTCTGA
- a CDS encoding LCP family protein, with the protein MRDDHTPGGGTPDRRRRRPLRLFAAGIGVLALVGVLALGGYAFFLQRTVEGNIEREDLNAQDDSTVTISPDRFGSEQPEDSEADAEDPEGSVDLEGTVETEEESAAPIVGEDGQAIEVGESEFQAETPERPAEAGEAQNFLIIGSDSRDLSVERGRSDVIVLMHINDERDRVDLIHFPRDLFVPIAGTGGSSKINAAYSYGGAPLLVQTLQPLVDVPIDHVVVVNFQSFQAMTDAIGGVDVDVAESSPGFPEGVMHMDGATGLEFVRERYALSQGDISRGQRQQAFIQGIMTKALSRETLTNPARLASFVDAATTNLTVDADLQVGDMRDLGFQMRGVRGDDIHFETAPWTGIANHPVAGSIVVMADDQMADLSEHLRNDTMEDYTDPVSPRSGFGG; encoded by the coding sequence ATGAGGGATGACCACACTCCCGGGGGAGGCACCCCGGACCGCCGACGGCGGCGACCGCTGCGCCTGTTCGCCGCCGGCATCGGCGTGCTGGCGCTCGTCGGGGTCCTCGCGCTCGGGGGGTATGCCTTCTTCCTCCAGCGCACGGTCGAGGGCAACATCGAGCGGGAGGACCTCAACGCGCAGGACGACTCGACGGTGACGATCTCGCCGGACCGCTTCGGCTCCGAGCAGCCCGAGGACAGCGAGGCGGACGCCGAGGACCCGGAGGGGTCGGTGGACCTCGAGGGCACGGTGGAGACCGAGGAGGAGAGCGCCGCCCCGATCGTCGGCGAGGACGGTCAGGCGATCGAGGTCGGGGAGAGCGAGTTCCAGGCGGAGACGCCGGAGCGGCCGGCCGAGGCCGGGGAGGCGCAGAACTTCCTCATCATCGGCTCGGACAGCCGCGACCTGTCGGTCGAGCGGGGCCGCTCCGACGTCATCGTGCTCATGCACATCAACGACGAGCGCGACCGGGTCGACCTCATCCACTTCCCGCGCGACCTCTTCGTCCCCATCGCGGGCACCGGCGGCTCCTCCAAGATCAACGCCGCCTACTCCTACGGCGGGGCGCCGCTGCTGGTCCAGACCCTGCAGCCGCTGGTCGACGTGCCGATCGACCACGTCGTCGTCGTCAACTTCCAGAGCTTCCAGGCCATGACCGACGCCATCGGCGGGGTCGACGTCGACGTCGCCGAGTCCTCGCCCGGCTTCCCCGAGGGCGTCATGCACATGGACGGCGCGACCGGGCTGGAGTTCGTCCGCGAGCGGTATGCCCTCTCCCAGGGCGACATCTCGCGCGGCCAGCGCCAGCAGGCCTTCATCCAGGGGATCATGACCAAGGCGCTGTCCCGGGAGACGCTGACCAACCCGGCGCGGCTCGCGAGCTTCGTCGACGCGGCGACGACCAACCTCACCGTGGACGCCGACCTGCAGGTGGGCGACATGCGCGACCTGGGCTTCCAGATGCGCGGGGTGCGCGGTGACGACATCCACTTCGAGACCGCCCCGTGGACCGGCATCGCCAACCACCCGGTGGCCGGCTCCATCGTCGTCATGGCCGACGACCAGATGGCGGACCTCTCCGAGCACCTGAGGAACGACACCATGGAGGACTACACCGACCCGGTGTCGCCCCGTTCCGGCTTCGGCGGCTGA
- a CDS encoding YgfZ/GcvT domain-containing protein, whose product MDVLLDRPGAVDGLGVDAGVAAHYGDPHREQRLLEEGLAVVDLSHRGVVTVSGPDRLSWLHSLTSQQLTDLPPRTSTETLVLTPKGHVEHALHVVDDGGTTWITTEPGAAPAVAGWLDSMRFMLRVEVEDVTARYAVLGEPVARESAEGEPLAWVDPWPGPVGDTYCYGPEGDDHPGSGRAWRELIVPREELAAAVGDRPLAGTWAAEALRVAAWRPRAGVDTDHRTIPHELDWLRTAVHLHKGCYRGQETVARVKNLGRPPRRVVFLHLDGSGHVIPEAGAELTPLEGGRPVGHLTSVARHAEDGPVALALVKRTLDPGLTLLAEGTAAAQTVIVPADGPRARRP is encoded by the coding sequence ATGGACGTGCTGCTGGACCGCCCCGGGGCGGTGGACGGTCTCGGCGTCGACGCCGGGGTCGCGGCGCACTACGGCGACCCGCACCGGGAGCAGCGCCTGCTCGAGGAGGGGCTGGCCGTCGTCGACCTGTCGCACCGCGGCGTGGTCACGGTCTCCGGGCCGGACCGGCTCAGCTGGTTGCACTCGCTCACCAGCCAGCAGCTCACCGACCTGCCGCCGCGCACGTCCACCGAGACGCTCGTCCTGACGCCCAAGGGCCACGTCGAGCACGCCCTGCACGTCGTCGACGACGGCGGGACGACCTGGATCACCACCGAGCCCGGCGCCGCGCCCGCCGTGGCCGGCTGGCTGGACTCGATGCGCTTCATGCTCCGGGTCGAGGTCGAGGACGTCACCGCCCGGTATGCCGTGCTCGGCGAGCCGGTGGCGCGCGAGTCCGCCGAGGGAGAGCCGCTCGCCTGGGTCGACCCGTGGCCGGGCCCCGTGGGCGACACGTACTGCTACGGGCCGGAGGGCGATGACCACCCCGGCTCGGGGCGGGCCTGGCGCGAGCTCATCGTGCCGCGCGAGGAGCTCGCCGCCGCGGTCGGCGACCGGCCGCTCGCCGGCACCTGGGCCGCCGAGGCGCTGCGGGTCGCCGCCTGGCGCCCGCGGGCCGGCGTCGACACCGACCACCGCACGATCCCGCACGAGCTGGACTGGCTGCGCACCGCCGTGCACCTGCACAAGGGGTGCTACCGCGGGCAGGAGACGGTCGCCCGGGTGAAGAACCTCGGCCGCCCGCCCCGCCGGGTGGTCTTCCTCCACCTCGACGGCTCCGGGCACGTCATCCCCGAGGCCGGTGCCGAGCTGACCCCGCTCGAGGGCGGGCGCCCCGTCGGCCACCTCACCAGCGTCGCCCGGCACGCCGAGGACGGCCCGGTCGCCCTGGCCCTGGTCAAGCGCACCCTCGACCCCGGTCTGACCCTCCTCGCCGAGGGCACCGCCGCCGCGCAGACGGTGATCGTCCCGGCCGACGGTCCGAGGGCGCGCCGGCCCTGA
- a CDS encoding asparaginase, whose product MPTQTHQTSGSPLATAPVVAEVVRGGFVESVHHGVVALTAADGAVHLAVGPVDAPILPRSSLKPMQAIAMLRAGADLQDELLALACASHSGEEHHLEGARRILASVGLDESALRNTPDLPLDEEQRRAWIQEGAPPTSLGQNCSGKHAGMLAACVAAGWDTATYLDPEHPLQRLVVEVIEEFTGEQVEVATVDGCGAPALGVSSAGLARAFGRIAAAGPETEAGRVAAAIRAYPEHLGGTGRDVTELVRAVPGLIAKDGAESVYAVGLPDGRGLSVKITDGGERARVVVATAVLRRAGAAELGPQAGSTMDALDARAVVRGHGEPVGGVRAVLPDGA is encoded by the coding sequence ATGCCCACCCAGACCCATCAGACCTCCGGCTCGCCGCTGGCCACCGCTCCCGTCGTCGCGGAGGTGGTGCGCGGCGGCTTCGTGGAGTCGGTGCACCACGGCGTGGTCGCGCTGACCGCGGCCGACGGTGCCGTGCACCTGGCGGTCGGACCGGTCGACGCCCCGATCCTGCCGCGCTCCTCGCTCAAGCCCATGCAGGCGATCGCCATGCTGCGGGCCGGCGCGGACCTGCAGGACGAGCTGCTCGCCCTGGCCTGCGCCAGCCACTCCGGGGAGGAGCACCACCTCGAGGGCGCGCGCCGCATCCTCGCCTCGGTGGGGCTGGACGAGTCGGCGCTGCGCAACACCCCCGACCTCCCGCTCGACGAGGAGCAGCGGCGCGCCTGGATCCAGGAGGGCGCCCCGCCCACCTCCCTCGGGCAGAACTGCTCGGGCAAGCACGCCGGCATGCTCGCGGCGTGCGTCGCCGCGGGGTGGGACACCGCCACCTACCTCGACCCGGAGCACCCGCTGCAGCGCCTCGTGGTCGAGGTCATCGAAGAGTTCACCGGAGAGCAGGTCGAGGTCGCGACCGTCGACGGGTGCGGGGCACCGGCGCTCGGGGTCTCCTCGGCCGGGCTGGCCCGCGCCTTCGGCCGGATCGCGGCCGCCGGGCCGGAGACCGAGGCGGGCCGGGTGGCCGCGGCGATCCGGGCCTACCCGGAGCATCTCGGCGGCACCGGCCGCGACGTCACCGAGCTCGTCCGCGCGGTGCCCGGGCTCATCGCCAAGGACGGCGCCGAGTCGGTGTATGCCGTCGGCCTGCCGGACGGGCGCGGCCTGTCGGTGAAGATCACCGACGGCGGCGAGCGGGCGAGGGTGGTCGTGGCCACCGCGGTGCTGCGCCGGGCCGGCGCGGCGGAGCTGGGGCCGCAGGCCGGGTCGACGATGGACGCGCTCGACGCCCGGGCGGTCGTGCGGGGGCACGGCGAGCCGGTGGGCGGGGTGCGCGCGGTGCTCCCCGACGGGGCCTGA